One genomic segment of Stigmatopora argus isolate UIUO_Sarg chromosome 1, RoL_Sarg_1.0, whole genome shotgun sequence includes these proteins:
- the kif1b gene encoding kinesin-like protein KIF1B isoform X10, with protein sequence MSGASVKVAVRVRPFNSRETSKDSKCIIQMQGNSTTILNPKAPKEPAKNFSFDYSYWSHTTPQDPCFAAQNQVYNDIGKEMLQHAFEGYNVCIFAYGQTGAGKSYTMMGKQEEGQEGIIPMLCEDLFEKINAHNNKEELSYSVEVSYMEIYCERVRDLLNPKNKGNLRVREHPLLGPYVEDLSKLAVTSYTDIADLMDAGNKARTVAATNMNETSSRSHAVFTIVFTQKKHDSETDLSTEKVSKISLVDLAGSERADSTGATGTRLKEGANINKSLTTLGKVISALAEVDNSTSKSKKKKKSDFIPYRDSVLTWLLRENLGGNSRTAMVAALSPADINYDETLSTLRYADRAKNIKCNAVINEDPNNKLVRDLKDEVARLKELLRAQGLGDILDIDPQGDDCPGSEIKYLKDIQNNKNRYLIASENQRPGHFSTAPIGSLTTSPSSGSLSSQGALQSVTSIQERIMSTPGGEEAIERLKESEKIIAELNETWEEKLRKTEAIRMEREALLAEMGVAIREDGGTLGVFSPKKTPHLVNLNEDPLMSECLLYYIKDGVTRVGQADAERRQDIVLSGAHIKEEHCIFRSERNANGNVIVMLVPCEGSETYVNGKRVEDSIQLRSGNRIIMGKNHVFRFNHPEQARAEREKTPSAETPVEPVDWTFAQRELLEKQGIDMKQEMEKRLTEMEILYKKEKEEADQLLEQQRLVYESKLQELQKQVETRSQVAETPDEEELEEEEEEGEVPWTEHEFNLAQWAFRKWRFHQFTSLRDQLWGNAVYLKEANAISVELKKKVQFQFVLLTDTLYSPLPPELLPPEPEKERDSRPFPRTVVAVEVQDLKNGATHYWSLEKLKQRLDQMREMYDRAGEMASTHQEDGGEGTLTGNDPFYDRFHWFKLVGSSPIFNGCVNEHLTERTPSPTFSTTDSEITELADERQSETSDLMDDEAFVDDTSSDAGTEEGSDIFSDGQDPFYDRSPWFILVGRAFVYLSNLLYPVPLVHRVAIVTEKGDVRGFLRVGVQAIAADEEAPDYGSGVRQSGTAKISFDDDYFKKNDFPSTAMTHSGLSLEELRIVEGQGQSSEVNTPLEELNRINDMELKLGKIPESKLPCGDMLPGQLEIGSTFTFRVTVLQTTGVPPEYADIFCQFNFLHRHDEAFSTEPLKNTGKGTPLGFYHVQNISVEVTESFIEYIKTKPIVFEVFGHYQTHPLHLHGQDLISPPTTSRKYYPIPMPLSRPDHTRKIELLRYLMSSYVHGKVLDTLSEHANALASSAVASLEDEADQLSHFPFLSVLHDPVFVVPRHHVPATKLNTITKSNLGQCVSKYDLLVWFEISELEPTGEYIPAIVDHSAAMPCHGTYLLHQGIQRRITVTLIHEKGSELHWKDVRELVVGRIRSKAEVDERAADAVLSLNIISAKNIKSSHNSNRLSIDKDIDRTFYRFEAVWDSSLHNSLLLNRVTPYGEKIYMTLSAYLELDHCIQPAIITKDICMVFYSRDAKISPPRSLRNLFGSGYSKTPDCNRVTGIYELSLCKMSDSGSPGMQRRRRKVLDTSVAYVRGEENLAGWRPRGDSLILEHQWELEKMEQLHEVEKTRHLLLLRDKLGETSPVGSAPTTKSLSEFLSPSLSSGTLSTSTSISSQISSTTFESAITPSESSGYDSADIESLVDREKELATKCLHLLTHTFNNEYNQLVNSISDCKLSDISPIGRDLSMTSFSSATLTPSSTCPSLSDSRCGSVEQKTPENCSRASSPSCSDYENFPMVPSLEVSYLARAGKNEFLNLVPDIEEMRPGSVVSKKGFLSFMEPRSNSWVKHFVVVRRPYVFIYNTDKDPVERGVLNLSTAQVEYSEDQQAMLKTPNTFAVCTKHRGILLQANNEKDMNDWLYAFNPLLAGTIRSKLARRRSGLIKN encoded by the exons CTATTCTTAACCCTAAAGCTCCAAAAGAACCAGCAAAGAACTTCAGTTTTGATTACTCCTACTGGTCCCACACGACA CCGCAAGACCCCTGCTTTGCCGCACAGAACCAAGTGTACAATGACATTGGCAAGGAAATGCTGCAGCATGCCTTTGAGGGGtacaatgtgtgcatttttgcaTATGGCCAGACTGGAGCTGGCAAATCCTACACCATGATGGGCAAACAGGAGGAGGGCCAAGAAGGAATTATTCCCATG CTCTGTGAAGATCTATTTGAGAAAATCAATGCACATAATAACAAAGAGGAGCTCTCCTATTCTGTAGAG GTCAGCTACATGGAAATCTATTGTGAGCGAGTGAGAGATCTGCTCAATCCCAAGAACAAAGGGAATCTCCGAGTGAGAGAACATCCACTTTTGGGCCCTTATGTGGAGGACCTTTCCAAGCTTGCCGTTACGTCTTACACAGACATTGCTGACTTAATGGATGCTGGCAATAAGGCCAG AACTGTGGCTGCCACCAATATGAATGAGACCAGCAGCAGGTCACATGCAGTTTTTAccattgttttcacacagaaAAAACACGACAGCGAGACAGACCTTTCTACTGAAAAG GTCAGCAAAATTAGTCTTGTGGACTTGGCAGGAAGTGAACGAGCAGATTCCACTGGTGCTACAGGCACCAGGCTGAAG GAAGGCGCAAACATTAACAAGTCCCTGACTACGTTAGGAAAGGTCATATCTGCCCTTGCTGAAGTG GATAACTCGACCAGCAAG agcaaaaagaagaagaagtcaGACTTCATTCCATACAGGGACTCCGTTTTGACATGGCTCCTAAGGGAAAATCTCG gtGGAAACTCCAGAACCGCAATGGTTGCTGCACTCAGTCCTGCTGATATCAATTATGATGAAACGCTGAGTACACTGCG CTATGCCGATCGCGCAAAGAACATCAAATGCAATGCTGTTATTAATGAGGATCCCAACAATAAACTGGTGCGTGATCTGAAGGATGAAGTTGCTCGACTGAAGGAGCTGCTGCGTGCACAAGGACTGGGAGATATCTTGGACA TTGATCCTCAGGGGGATGATTGCCCAGGAAGTGAAatcaaat ACCTCAAAGACATTCAGAACAATAAGAATAGATACTTGATAGCCTCAGAGAACCAACGCCCTGGCCATTTCTCCACAGCCCCTATCGGTTCCCTGACAACCTCCCCATCCTCTGGCTCACTGAGCAGCCAGGGGGCCCTCCAGTCGGTTACCAGCATCCAGGAGCGCATCATGTCCACTCCTGGTGGAGAGGAAGCTATTGAAAGGCTCAAG GAATCTGAAAAGATCATTGCTGAGCTCAATGAAACCTGGGAAGAGAAGCTTCGGAAGACCGAGGCAATCCGAATGGAGAG GGAAGCATTACTTGCAGAAATGGGCGTGGCAATCCGAGAAGATGGAGGCACTTTGGGggttttttctcctaaaaag ACTCCTCACCTGGTTAACTTGAACGAGGATCCCCTCATGTCTGAGTGCCTGCTGTATTACATCAAGGACGGAGTTACAAG GGTCGGACAGGCTGATGCTGAAAGACGGCAGGATATTGTCTTGAGTGGTGCTCATATCAAGGAGGAGCACTGTATTTTCCGTAGCGAGAGGAACGCCAATGGCAATG TGATCGTCATGCTTGTCCCCTGTGAGGGATCAGAGACCTACGTCAATGGCAAGCGTGTTGAGGACTCAATCCAACTGCGTTCAG GAAACCGTATTATTATGGGAAAAAATCACGTGTTCCGCTTTAACCACCCTGAGCAAGCCAGGGCAGAAAGGGAAAAAACGCCATCGGCCGAGACCCCCGTTGAACCGGTAGACTGGACCTTTGCTCAGAGGGAGTTGCTGGAGAAACAAGGCATAGATATGAAACAGGAAATGGAGAAAAG GCTAACTGAGATGGAAATCCTTTATAAGAAGGAGAAGGAAGAAGCCGACCAACTTCTTGAACAGCAGAGGCTG GTTTATGAGAGCAAACTGCAGGAACTTCAGAAACAGGTTGAGACGCGTTCACAGGTTGCCGAAACGCCTGATGAGGAAGAgctagaggaggaggaggaggaaggggaaG TGCCGTGGACTGAGCACGAGTTCAACCTCGCTCAATGGGCCTTCAGGAAGTGGCGATTCCACCAGTTCACATCGCTCCGGGACCAGCTTTGGGGAAACGCCGTCTACCTGAAGGAGGCTAATGCTATCAGTGTGGAACTTAAAAAGAAA GTACAGTTCCAGTTTGTCTTATTGACGGACACACTGTATTCGCCACTGCCCCCCGAGCTCTTACCACCGGAACCTGAAAAAGAACGCGATTCCAGGCCATTTCCTCGCACCGTGGTGGCCGTTGAGGTCCAAGACCTAAAGAATGGAGCCACACACTACTGGTCCCTGGAGAAACTCAA gcagCGTCTGGACCAGATGCGTGAGATGTATGACCGTGCAGGAGAAATGGCTTCAACGCATCAAGAGGATGGCGGAGAAGGCACtttgacaggaaatgaccccTTCTATGATCGCTTCCATTGGTTCAAGCTTGTAGGGAG CTCCCCTATCTTCAACGGTTGCGTAAACGAGCATCTGACCGAACGCACGCCTTCGCCCACCTTCTCCACCACCGACTCTGAGATCACCGAGTTGGCGGACGAGCGGCAGAGCGAGACGTCTGACTTGATGGACGACGAGGCCTTCGTGGATGATACCAGCTCAGACGCCGGCACGGAGGAGGGCTCGGATATCTTCAGCGATGGCCAGGACCCCTTCTATGACCGCTCCCCCTGGTTCATCCTGGTGGGAAG AGCTTTCGTGTACCTGAGCAACCTGCTATACCCTGTTCCATTGGTTCATCGTGTTGCCATAGTAACAGAGAAAGGTGACGTGCGAGGATTCTTGCGTGTGGGGGTTCAAGCCATAGCTG CTGATGAGGAAGCCCCTGACTATGGGTCTGGGGTGCGACAGTCTGGAACCGCCAAGATCTCCTTTGATGATGACTACTTTAAGAAA AATGATTTCCCATCCACAGCAATGACCCACTCTGGCTTATCGTTAGAAGAGTTACGTATTGTGGAGGGTCAGGGTCAGAGTTCAGAGGTCAACACCCCATTAGAGGAGCTCAACAGAATTAATGACATGG AACTCAAATTGGGAAAAATTCCAGAGAGTAAGCTTCCTTGTGGCGACATGCTACCAGGCCAGCTGGAGATAGGCAGCACCTTCACCTTCCGCGTGACCGTACTCCAGACCACTGGTGTTCCGCCTGAATATGCGGATATCTTCTGCCAGTTCAA TTTCTTGCATCGTCATGATGAAGCGTTTTCCACGGAGCCCTTGAAAAACACTGGCAAAGGCACACCGTTGGGATTTTATCATGTCCAAAAC ATTTCAGTGGAGGTGACCGAGTCCTTTATCGAATACATAAAGACCAAACCCATCGTGTTCGAAGTGTTCGGCCACTACCAGACACACCCGTTGCATCTTCATGGCCAGGACCTCATCAG TCCTCCAACAACATCCAGGAAATATTATCCGATTCCAATGCCACTATCTAGACCTG ACCATACTCGTAAGATAGAGTTGCTGCGCTATCTGATGAGTAGTTACGTGCACGGCAAGGTGCTGGACACGCTGTCCGAGCATGCCAATGCCTTGGCCTCGTCTGCTGTGGCCAGCCTGGAGGATGAAGCTGACCAGCTATCTCACTTCCCCTTCCTTTCAGTGCTCCACGATCCCGTGTTTGTCGTGCCTAGGCACCACG TCCCAGCCACCAAGTTGAACACGATCACCAAGTCCAACCTGGGCCAGTGCGTCAGCAAGTATGACCTCCTCGTCTGGTTTGAGATCAGTGAGCTGGAACCCACTGGAGA ATACATACCAGCTATAGTGGATCACAGTGCGGCGATGCCTTGCCATGGAACATACCTGCTGCACCAG GGGATCCAGCGCCGGATCACTGTGACTCTCATCCACGAAAAGGGTAGCGAGCTCCACTGGAAAGATGTACGCGAACTGGTTGTGG GTCGTATTAGGAGCAAAGCCGAAGTGGACGAACGTGCTGCTGATGCCGTCTTGTCACTTAACATCATTTCTGCCAAGAATATTAAATCGTCCCACAATTCCAACAG GCTGTCTATTGATAAAGATATTGATAG GACCTTCTACCGCTTTGAGGCAGTTTGGGACAGCTCCTTGCACAACTCCCTCCTTCTAAATCGAGTCACTCCTTATGGAGAGAAGATCTATATGACGCTGTCAGCTTATCTGGAG CTTGACCACTGCATACAGCCTGCCATCATCACCAAGGACATCTGCATGGTTTTCTACTCCCGAGATGCAAAGATTTCCCCTCCCCGTTCTCTCAGGAACCTTTTCGGGAGCGGGTATTCTAAAACCCCGGACTG CAACCGTGTCACTGGAATCTACGAGTTGAGTTTGTGCAAGATGTCCGATTCTGGAAGCCCAG GAATGCAGCGTCGAAGGAGGAAGGTCTTGGACACATCAGTGGCGTATGTGCGTGGGGAGGAGAACCTGGCTGGTTGGAGGCCAAGGGGAGACAGTCTCATCCTGGAACATCAATGGGAGCTGGAGAAAATGGAGCAGCTACATGAG GTGGAAAAGACCCGTCACCTCCTCCTGCTGAGAGACAAGTTGGGAGAAACGTCCCCTGTGGGATCAGCGCCAACAACAAAGTCCCTAAGCGAGTTTTTGTCTCCAAGCTTGAGCTCGGGCACCCTGTCCACCTCCACTTCCATCTCCTCGCAAATCTCCAGCACCACCTTTGAAAGTGCCATCACGCCCAGTGAGAGCAGCGGCTACGACTCTGCTGACATTGAGAGCCTGGTGGATCGTGAGAAGGAGCTGGCCACTAAG TGCCTCCACCTCCTGACTCATACCTTCAACAACGAATACAACCAGTTGGTGAACAGCATCAGTGACTGCAAG CTCTCTGACATCTCTCCCATCGGACGTGACCTGTCGATGACAAGCTTCAGCAGCGCCACACTCACCCCTTCCTCCACCTGCCCTTCTCTCTCAGACTCTCGTTGCGGCTCTGTAGAACAGAA GACTCCAGAGAATTGTTCCCGTGCGTCCAGCCCATCCTGCTCAGACTATGAAAACTTTCCCATGGTTCCCAGCCTTGAGGTGTCATACCTAGCACGTGCTGGGAAGAACGAGTTCCTCAACTTAGTGCCTGATATCGAAGAAATGAGACCGGG ATCTGTTGTGTCCAAGAAGGGCTTCCTAAGCTTCATGGAACCACGCTCCAACTCGTGGGTGAAGCATTTTGTAGTCGTTCGTCGACCTTACGTCTTCATCTACAACACTGACAAGGATCCGGTGGAACGGGGGGTCCTCAACCTTTCCACAGCACAAGTGGAATACAGTGAAGACCAGCAGGCCATGCTTAAG ACACCCAACACATTTGCTGTGTGCACAAAGCATCGAGGTATCCTCCTGCAGGCCAACAATGAGAAAGATATGAATGACTGGCTCTACGCATTTAACCCTCTGCTCGCGGGAACGATAAG GTCCAAGCTGGCGAGGAGGCGCAGCGGCCTCATCAAGAACTGA
- the kif1b gene encoding kinesin-like protein KIF1B isoform X18, with product MSGASVKVAVRVRPFNSRETSKDSKCIIQMQGNSTTILNPKAPKEPAKNFSFDYSYWSHTTPQDPCFAAQNQVYNDIGKEMLQHAFEGYNVCIFAYGQTGAGKSYTMMGKQEEGQEGIIPMLCEDLFEKINAHNNKEELSYSVEVSYMEIYCERVRDLLNPKNKGNLRVREHPLLGPYVEDLSKLAVTSYTDIADLMDAGNKARTVAATNMNETSSRSHAVFTIVFTQKKHDSETDLSTEKVSKISLVDLAGSERADSTGATGTRLKEGANINKSLTTLGKVISALAEVDNSTSKSKKKKKSDFIPYRDSVLTWLLRENLGGNSRTAMVAALSPADINYDETLSTLRYADRAKNIKCNAVINEDPNNKLVRDLKDEVARLKELLRAQGLGDILDIDPQGDDCPGSEIKYLKDIQNNKNRYLIASENQRPGHFSTAPIGSLTTSPSSGSLSSQGALQSVTSIQERIMSTPGGEEAIERLKESEKIIAELNETWEEKLRKTEAIRMEREALLAEMGVAIREDGGTLGVFSPKKTPHLVNLNEDPLMSECLLYYIKDGVTRVGQADAERRQDIVLSGAHIKEEHCIFRSERNANGNVIVMLVPCEGSETYVNGKRVEDSIQLRSGNRIIMGKNHVFRFNHPEQARAEREKTPSAETPVEPVDWTFAQRELLEKQGIDMKQEMEKRLTEMEILYKKEKEEADQLLEQQRLVYESKLQELQKQVETRSQVAETPDEEELEEEEEEGEVPWTEHEFNLAQWAFRKWRFHQFTSLRDQLWGNAVYLKEANAISVELKKKVQFQFVLLTDTLYSPLPPELLPPEPEKERDSRPFPRTVVAVEVQDLKNGATHYWSLEKLKQRLDQMREMYDRAGEMASTHQEDGGEGTLTGNDPFYDRFHWFKLVGSSPIFNGCVNEHLTERTPSPTFSTTDSEITELADERQSETSDLMDDEAFVDDTSSDAGTEEGSDIFSDGQDPFYDRSPWFILVGRAFVYLSNLLYPVPLVHRVAIVTEKGDVRGFLRVGVQAIAADEEAPDYGSGVRQSGTAKISFDDDYFKKNDFPSTAMTHSGLSLEELRIVEGQGQSSEVNTPLEELNRINDMELKLGKIPESKLPCGDMLPGQLEIGSTFTFRVTVLQTTGVPPEYADIFCQFNFLHRHDEAFSTEPLKNTGKGTPLGFYHVQNISVEVTESFIEYIKTKPIVFEVFGHYQTHPLHLHGQDLISPPTTSRKYYPIPMPLSRPVPATKLNTITKSNLGQCVSKYDLLVWFEISELEPTGEYIPAIVDHSAAMPCHGTYLLHQGIQRRITVTLIHEKGSELHWKDVRELVVGRIRSKAEVDERAADAVLSLNIISAKNIKSSHNSNRTFYRFEAVWDSSLHNSLLLNRVTPYGEKIYMTLSAYLELDHCIQPAIITKDICMVFYSRDAKISPPRSLRNLFGSGYSKTPDCNRVTGIYELSLCKMSDSGSPGMQRRRRKVLDTSVAYVRGEENLAGWRPRGDSLILEHQWELEKMEQLHEVEKTRHLLLLRDKLGETSPVGSAPTTKSLSEFLSPSLSSGTLSTSTSISSQISSTTFESAITPSESSGYDSADIESLVDREKELATKCLHLLTHTFNNEYNQLVNSISDCKLSDISPIGRDLSMTSFSSATLTPSSTCPSLSDSRCGSVEQKTPENCSRASSPSCSDYENFPMVPSLEVSYLARAGKNEFLNLVPDIEEMRPGSVVSKKGFLSFMEPRSNSWVKHFVVVRRPYVFIYNTDKDPVERGVLNLSTAQVEYSEDQQAMLKTPNTFAVCTKHRGILLQANNEKDMNDWLYAFNPLLAGTIRSKLARRRSGLIKN from the exons CTATTCTTAACCCTAAAGCTCCAAAAGAACCAGCAAAGAACTTCAGTTTTGATTACTCCTACTGGTCCCACACGACA CCGCAAGACCCCTGCTTTGCCGCACAGAACCAAGTGTACAATGACATTGGCAAGGAAATGCTGCAGCATGCCTTTGAGGGGtacaatgtgtgcatttttgcaTATGGCCAGACTGGAGCTGGCAAATCCTACACCATGATGGGCAAACAGGAGGAGGGCCAAGAAGGAATTATTCCCATG CTCTGTGAAGATCTATTTGAGAAAATCAATGCACATAATAACAAAGAGGAGCTCTCCTATTCTGTAGAG GTCAGCTACATGGAAATCTATTGTGAGCGAGTGAGAGATCTGCTCAATCCCAAGAACAAAGGGAATCTCCGAGTGAGAGAACATCCACTTTTGGGCCCTTATGTGGAGGACCTTTCCAAGCTTGCCGTTACGTCTTACACAGACATTGCTGACTTAATGGATGCTGGCAATAAGGCCAG AACTGTGGCTGCCACCAATATGAATGAGACCAGCAGCAGGTCACATGCAGTTTTTAccattgttttcacacagaaAAAACACGACAGCGAGACAGACCTTTCTACTGAAAAG GTCAGCAAAATTAGTCTTGTGGACTTGGCAGGAAGTGAACGAGCAGATTCCACTGGTGCTACAGGCACCAGGCTGAAG GAAGGCGCAAACATTAACAAGTCCCTGACTACGTTAGGAAAGGTCATATCTGCCCTTGCTGAAGTG GATAACTCGACCAGCAAG agcaaaaagaagaagaagtcaGACTTCATTCCATACAGGGACTCCGTTTTGACATGGCTCCTAAGGGAAAATCTCG gtGGAAACTCCAGAACCGCAATGGTTGCTGCACTCAGTCCTGCTGATATCAATTATGATGAAACGCTGAGTACACTGCG CTATGCCGATCGCGCAAAGAACATCAAATGCAATGCTGTTATTAATGAGGATCCCAACAATAAACTGGTGCGTGATCTGAAGGATGAAGTTGCTCGACTGAAGGAGCTGCTGCGTGCACAAGGACTGGGAGATATCTTGGACA TTGATCCTCAGGGGGATGATTGCCCAGGAAGTGAAatcaaat ACCTCAAAGACATTCAGAACAATAAGAATAGATACTTGATAGCCTCAGAGAACCAACGCCCTGGCCATTTCTCCACAGCCCCTATCGGTTCCCTGACAACCTCCCCATCCTCTGGCTCACTGAGCAGCCAGGGGGCCCTCCAGTCGGTTACCAGCATCCAGGAGCGCATCATGTCCACTCCTGGTGGAGAGGAAGCTATTGAAAGGCTCAAG GAATCTGAAAAGATCATTGCTGAGCTCAATGAAACCTGGGAAGAGAAGCTTCGGAAGACCGAGGCAATCCGAATGGAGAG GGAAGCATTACTTGCAGAAATGGGCGTGGCAATCCGAGAAGATGGAGGCACTTTGGGggttttttctcctaaaaag ACTCCTCACCTGGTTAACTTGAACGAGGATCCCCTCATGTCTGAGTGCCTGCTGTATTACATCAAGGACGGAGTTACAAG GGTCGGACAGGCTGATGCTGAAAGACGGCAGGATATTGTCTTGAGTGGTGCTCATATCAAGGAGGAGCACTGTATTTTCCGTAGCGAGAGGAACGCCAATGGCAATG TGATCGTCATGCTTGTCCCCTGTGAGGGATCAGAGACCTACGTCAATGGCAAGCGTGTTGAGGACTCAATCCAACTGCGTTCAG GAAACCGTATTATTATGGGAAAAAATCACGTGTTCCGCTTTAACCACCCTGAGCAAGCCAGGGCAGAAAGGGAAAAAACGCCATCGGCCGAGACCCCCGTTGAACCGGTAGACTGGACCTTTGCTCAGAGGGAGTTGCTGGAGAAACAAGGCATAGATATGAAACAGGAAATGGAGAAAAG GCTAACTGAGATGGAAATCCTTTATAAGAAGGAGAAGGAAGAAGCCGACCAACTTCTTGAACAGCAGAGGCTG GTTTATGAGAGCAAACTGCAGGAACTTCAGAAACAGGTTGAGACGCGTTCACAGGTTGCCGAAACGCCTGATGAGGAAGAgctagaggaggaggaggaggaaggggaaG TGCCGTGGACTGAGCACGAGTTCAACCTCGCTCAATGGGCCTTCAGGAAGTGGCGATTCCACCAGTTCACATCGCTCCGGGACCAGCTTTGGGGAAACGCCGTCTACCTGAAGGAGGCTAATGCTATCAGTGTGGAACTTAAAAAGAAA GTACAGTTCCAGTTTGTCTTATTGACGGACACACTGTATTCGCCACTGCCCCCCGAGCTCTTACCACCGGAACCTGAAAAAGAACGCGATTCCAGGCCATTTCCTCGCACCGTGGTGGCCGTTGAGGTCCAAGACCTAAAGAATGGAGCCACACACTACTGGTCCCTGGAGAAACTCAA gcagCGTCTGGACCAGATGCGTGAGATGTATGACCGTGCAGGAGAAATGGCTTCAACGCATCAAGAGGATGGCGGAGAAGGCACtttgacaggaaatgaccccTTCTATGATCGCTTCCATTGGTTCAAGCTTGTAGGGAG CTCCCCTATCTTCAACGGTTGCGTAAACGAGCATCTGACCGAACGCACGCCTTCGCCCACCTTCTCCACCACCGACTCTGAGATCACCGAGTTGGCGGACGAGCGGCAGAGCGAGACGTCTGACTTGATGGACGACGAGGCCTTCGTGGATGATACCAGCTCAGACGCCGGCACGGAGGAGGGCTCGGATATCTTCAGCGATGGCCAGGACCCCTTCTATGACCGCTCCCCCTGGTTCATCCTGGTGGGAAG AGCTTTCGTGTACCTGAGCAACCTGCTATACCCTGTTCCATTGGTTCATCGTGTTGCCATAGTAACAGAGAAAGGTGACGTGCGAGGATTCTTGCGTGTGGGGGTTCAAGCCATAGCTG CTGATGAGGAAGCCCCTGACTATGGGTCTGGGGTGCGACAGTCTGGAACCGCCAAGATCTCCTTTGATGATGACTACTTTAAGAAA AATGATTTCCCATCCACAGCAATGACCCACTCTGGCTTATCGTTAGAAGAGTTACGTATTGTGGAGGGTCAGGGTCAGAGTTCAGAGGTCAACACCCCATTAGAGGAGCTCAACAGAATTAATGACATGG AACTCAAATTGGGAAAAATTCCAGAGAGTAAGCTTCCTTGTGGCGACATGCTACCAGGCCAGCTGGAGATAGGCAGCACCTTCACCTTCCGCGTGACCGTACTCCAGACCACTGGTGTTCCGCCTGAATATGCGGATATCTTCTGCCAGTTCAA TTTCTTGCATCGTCATGATGAAGCGTTTTCCACGGAGCCCTTGAAAAACACTGGCAAAGGCACACCGTTGGGATTTTATCATGTCCAAAAC ATTTCAGTGGAGGTGACCGAGTCCTTTATCGAATACATAAAGACCAAACCCATCGTGTTCGAAGTGTTCGGCCACTACCAGACACACCCGTTGCATCTTCATGGCCAGGACCTCATCAG TCCTCCAACAACATCCAGGAAATATTATCCGATTCCAATGCCACTATCTAGACCTG TCCCAGCCACCAAGTTGAACACGATCACCAAGTCCAACCTGGGCCAGTGCGTCAGCAAGTATGACCTCCTCGTCTGGTTTGAGATCAGTGAGCTGGAACCCACTGGAGA ATACATACCAGCTATAGTGGATCACAGTGCGGCGATGCCTTGCCATGGAACATACCTGCTGCACCAG GGGATCCAGCGCCGGATCACTGTGACTCTCATCCACGAAAAGGGTAGCGAGCTCCACTGGAAAGATGTACGCGAACTGGTTGTGG GTCGTATTAGGAGCAAAGCCGAAGTGGACGAACGTGCTGCTGATGCCGTCTTGTCACTTAACATCATTTCTGCCAAGAATATTAAATCGTCCCACAATTCCAACAG GACCTTCTACCGCTTTGAGGCAGTTTGGGACAGCTCCTTGCACAACTCCCTCCTTCTAAATCGAGTCACTCCTTATGGAGAGAAGATCTATATGACGCTGTCAGCTTATCTGGAG CTTGACCACTGCATACAGCCTGCCATCATCACCAAGGACATCTGCATGGTTTTCTACTCCCGAGATGCAAAGATTTCCCCTCCCCGTTCTCTCAGGAACCTTTTCGGGAGCGGGTATTCTAAAACCCCGGACTG CAACCGTGTCACTGGAATCTACGAGTTGAGTTTGTGCAAGATGTCCGATTCTGGAAGCCCAG GAATGCAGCGTCGAAGGAGGAAGGTCTTGGACACATCAGTGGCGTATGTGCGTGGGGAGGAGAACCTGGCTGGTTGGAGGCCAAGGGGAGACAGTCTCATCCTGGAACATCAATGGGAGCTGGAGAAAATGGAGCAGCTACATGAG GTGGAAAAGACCCGTCACCTCCTCCTGCTGAGAGACAAGTTGGGAGAAACGTCCCCTGTGGGATCAGCGCCAACAACAAAGTCCCTAAGCGAGTTTTTGTCTCCAAGCTTGAGCTCGGGCACCCTGTCCACCTCCACTTCCATCTCCTCGCAAATCTCCAGCACCACCTTTGAAAGTGCCATCACGCCCAGTGAGAGCAGCGGCTACGACTCTGCTGACATTGAGAGCCTGGTGGATCGTGAGAAGGAGCTGGCCACTAAG TGCCTCCACCTCCTGACTCATACCTTCAACAACGAATACAACCAGTTGGTGAACAGCATCAGTGACTGCAAG CTCTCTGACATCTCTCCCATCGGACGTGACCTGTCGATGACAAGCTTCAGCAGCGCCACACTCACCCCTTCCTCCACCTGCCCTTCTCTCTCAGACTCTCGTTGCGGCTCTGTAGAACAGAA GACTCCAGAGAATTGTTCCCGTGCGTCCAGCCCATCCTGCTCAGACTATGAAAACTTTCCCATGGTTCCCAGCCTTGAGGTGTCATACCTAGCACGTGCTGGGAAGAACGAGTTCCTCAACTTAGTGCCTGATATCGAAGAAATGAGACCGGG ATCTGTTGTGTCCAAGAAGGGCTTCCTAAGCTTCATGGAACCACGCTCCAACTCGTGGGTGAAGCATTTTGTAGTCGTTCGTCGACCTTACGTCTTCATCTACAACACTGACAAGGATCCGGTGGAACGGGGGGTCCTCAACCTTTCCACAGCACAAGTGGAATACAGTGAAGACCAGCAGGCCATGCTTAAG ACACCCAACACATTTGCTGTGTGCACAAAGCATCGAGGTATCCTCCTGCAGGCCAACAATGAGAAAGATATGAATGACTGGCTCTACGCATTTAACCCTCTGCTCGCGGGAACGATAAG GTCCAAGCTGGCGAGGAGGCGCAGCGGCCTCATCAAGAACTGA